A section of the Fusarium falciforme chromosome 8, complete sequence genome encodes:
- a CDS encoding Abhydrolase-3 domain-containing protein: protein MKTKSTPEYADVTADFKPLPKHGHLSEKIPEYAAAEDQIRAGYEPIWNAPDFPSMRAIAGNADAPMPPGGPDRYRDVVTKLIHFPVRDGTLIELKVYKSPNVVEDATLMYRMHGGGMVVGSHEVDGAENVYAATNPNIVVVSVDYRLAPEYPFPIPFQDSYDGLIWCKENAKTLGVNPEKIILSGSSAGGSLAATVAVQARDDGLTGIVAQVLHFPLTCHPKFFPREKYEFGSYIQNHENPVLSSVIYELSLDAHTPNAEYDWRHSPLLAKSHAGLPPTLIQCAGDDILRDDAFAYAEALEADGVEVELHAYAGVPHCFPVILTQIPQVATFYERYTKFLEKHVK from the exons ATGAAGACGAAATCCACCCCGGAGTACGCCGATGTCACGGCCGACTTCAAACCCCTCCCAAAACACGGCCACCTCTCAGAAAAGATCCCAGAGTATGCAGCCGCCGAGGATCAGATCAGGGCTGGCTACGAGCCCATTTGGAATGCCCCCGACTTTCCCTCCATGCGGGCGATTGCCGGCAATGCCGATGCTCCCATGCCCCCTGGTGGCCCGGATCGCTATCGCGATGTGGTAACGAAGTTGATTCATTTCCCTGTTCGGGATGGGACTTTGATTGAGCTCAAGGTTTACAAGTCGCCGAATGTTGTGGAGGATGCTACTTTGATGTATCGCATGCACGGCGGTG GCATGGTTGTTGGGAGTCACGAAGTTGATGGTGCCGAGAATGTCTATGCTGCTACCAACCCCAACATTGTGGTTGTCAGCGTGGATTACCGCCT GGCTCCGGAATACCCATTTCCAATCCCATTCCAAGATAGCTACGATGGTCTCATCTGG TGCAAGGAGAATGCAAAGACCCTCGGTGTCAACCCTGAAAAGATTATCCTGAGCGGAAGCAGCGCAGGAGGCAGTCTT GCCGCAACTGTTGCCGTTCAGGCTAGAGACGATGGGCTGACTGGCATTGTTGCTCAAGTCCTCCACTTTCCCTTGACTTGTCACCCTAAGTTCTTCCCTAGGGAAAAGTACGAATTTGGAAGTTATATCCAAAATCACGAAAACCCCGTTCTTAGCTCCGTCATCTATGAGCTGAGCCTCGACGCGCACACTCCTAATGCTGAGTATGACTGGAGGCACTCGCCTCTTCTCGCAAAGTCGCACGCGGGCCTTCCTCCAACCC TGATTCAATGCGCGGGGGATGATATTCTCCGCGATGACGCCTTTGCCTACGCTGAAGCCTTGGAGGCTGATGGGGTTGAGGTCGAGCTGCATGCATATGCTGGCGTGCCTCACTGCTTCCCTGTTATCCTTACCCAGATTCCTCAAGTTGCAACTTTTTATGAAAGATATACTAAGTTTCTGGAGAAGCATGTCAAGTGA
- a CDS encoding MFS domain-containing protein translates to MSNTLHGDVLPPGTQRINDSQSTHILLAPQPSSDPNQPLNWSSRRKIIHMTLLSLYAMMVFAILCISVPMWQDFNEQLGMSYDALNNGYATNMAGLSVGCIFFIPLALRIGRRPVYIVTALVMFAAAVWQAEMQTVGDMIGANLVAGVAGAVNEALFQVTVSDLFFVHQRGTMNGIYLVMVMIGNYLGPVVGGHIAVSMGWRWGFWLCAIFMGALSIIMFFFLEESKYTPPPLTGHDITPNTPDDQLNKVSSIAKPPVPASLDKDQEAVLSQRKRLVEIDTNIPMKTYWERHALWSLDKEAAAGKSFWKQFYEPFHILAVFPAVMFAALQYGWSIAMLAILAVTQSALYAAPPYNLSPAGIGNMNLPPFIGAILGSLFGGPLVDYMIVQIAKRRGGIYEPETRLWLFLVPGMSMVIGCLMYGLTIAKGMPWIINAVGAAFIGFSLGGCGDIALTYVQDSYQLILGPALTAVVFVRNIIATGLVFAVSPWMAGMGVYDMFVLLGCIAAAIALTCVPLMIWGRTFRVRLAPKYDYFIDQQF, encoded by the exons ATGTCCAACACATTGCATGGCGACGTGCTGCCTCCGGGCACGCAGCGCATCAATGACTCGCAGTCGACGCACATCCTGCTTGCGCCTCAGCCGAGTTCCGATCCGAATCAGCCCCTG AATTGGAGTTCAAGACGCAAGATCATTCACATGACGCTCCTTTCCCTCTACGCCATGATGGTATTCGCCAT TCTCTGCATTAGCGTCCCAATGTGGCAAGACTTTAACGAACAGCTCGGCATGAGCTACGACGCCCTCAACAATGGATACGCAACCAACATGGCAGGCTTGTCGGTCGGctgcatcttcttcatcccccTCGCTCTCCGCATTGGTCGTCGGCCTGTTTACATCGTTACGGCTCTTGTAATGTTTGCGGCTGCCGTGTGGCAGGCTGAGATGCAGACCGTAGGGGACATGATTGGAGCTAACCTCGTAGCTGGAGTTGCTGGAGCTGTGAACGAGGCACTTTTCCAGGTCACA GTATCAGATCTCTTCTTCGTCCACCAGCGAGGCACCATGAACGGCATCTATCTCGTCATGGTCATGATTGGA AACTACCTCGGACCCGTCGTGGGTGGCCACATCGCCGTCTCCATGGGTTGGCGCTGGGGCTTCTGGCTTTGCGCCATCTTCATGGGAGCCCTCTCTATCATCatgttcttcttcctcgaaGAGTCCAAGTACACCCCTCCCCCGTTGACCGGCCACGATATCACACCAAACACGCCCGACGACCAACTCAACAAAGTCAGCAGCATTGCTAAACCCCCGGTTCCTGCCTCGCTAGACAAAGACCAAGAGGCTGTCTTGAGTCAACGAAAGAGACTCGTCGAGATTGATACCAATATCCCGATGAAGACATACTGGGAGCGACACGCACTCTGGTCCCTGGACAAAGAAGCCGCTGCAGGTAAATCATTCTGGAAACAGTTTTACGAGCCGTTCCACATCCTTGCCGTCTTCCCCGCAGTCATGTTTGCCGCTCTCCAGTACGGATGGAGCATCGCCATGCTCGCCATTCTGGCAGTCACACAGAGCGCGCTGTACGCCGCTCCTCCATACAACCTCTCACCAGCTGGTATTGGAAACATGAACCTACCTCCTTTCATCGGTGCCATCCTGGGATCGTTGTTCGGTGGGCCATTGGTAGACTACATGATCGTGCAGATTGCAAAGCGCCGTGGAGGCATCTACGAGCCCGAGACACGACTTTGGCTGTTCCTGGTGCCGGGCATGTCAATGGTCATCGGCTGTCTGATGTACGGCTTGACGATTGCAAAG GGAATGCCCTGGATCATTAACGCTGTGGGTGCCGCATTCATCGGCTTTTCCCTCGGAGGCTGTGGCGACATCGCCCTCACCTACGTCCAAGACTCGTACCAACTT ATTCTCGGTCCTGCACTGACAGCTGTCGTGTTCGTCCGCAACATCATCGCAACAGGCCTCGTCTTTGCCGTCTCGCCATGGATGGCTGGCATGGGCGTCTACGACATGTTTGTGCTCCTGGGTTGCATCGCGGCTGCAATCGCCCTGACATGCGTCCCCTTGATGATCTGGGGCCGCACGTTCCGAGTTCGGTTGGCGCCCAAGTATGACTACTTTATCGACCAGCAATTCTAA
- a CDS encoding HET domain-containing protein: MKIKPNLHSALRYLRRENQDRILWTDAICINQLDDVEKGDQIGQMRYIYENAEQVLVWLGQGDEMTDKILDSIHDLHEEASAKHDNWKDPKQLLTICGPIFRQRLELTPTNEYCKQLEALQELFKRPWFQRIWILQEVASARAATIVCGSKSVPGYIFALMPSILGLELDDHTQAILDIMPGKQRSQSWWSDRRDLHFLLKKFVACQATKAQDKVLALLGISSDASSPEVFRPDCQKTLQGVCRDTLCFLLFGKVLPSSVITLPDPSIDELVDYLDDIPRLSHWTFKWAVQGRHDLTSTYMLEVGGYTAPFLTVSNLIEHGGHLTLIMHLFSNNLVDEFSTNRSGESLLNIAARKGDVEVVRFLLGRPNTEINHKDSDNLTPLAVAIIHGHFSVVELLLAQEQVDVAEGGVLGTTPISLPYLQQNSDMALALNTRNRCMVEEILRGKRLIQVNRALLAIMARDNNKAGLKALIGRGVHYNSRDRYGRTPMMRAAMNGSISTLQVLATEHSHGLVPHDEHDFEGRTALSYAAETGELSACYLLMMRGADIDKKDHGGKSPRDWAQDKVALDETWTKMCDELRSAMGDLYKELAGTESPGAREESGGRRRCDIAALVSKPKLQDEIPSTNGLSPRHLRNKPTSEEANDNANGSDYKNIFDRRETFTMLRKSPRSSSPKKPRPSTPKKPSKLRLFSTPDKMETPTKDETTPTATMESSPAPAPPVDSELAKAETFSMEQIRRARNPIMNIAVRGTINRFSLEFFLLPGERRSRSHVLVELDEKIRFRDSEGNVADIKGLAIWMKHVGDNFDGELHVRYVIEGRHFVEPLARFQFPLVNATKPVSEHVTTIDVINVLQGIIGEFPAIHRKTLTQFTFRLHKGRLLGCRDAITQWMIRLNLAGMVGWHYTRQEVENVEYIGRQAVSGRGFDTMIDQNFASDMVRDEWGFLSVVVKVSPVCRAIWQPNTYRVIKHAGKDLPYMKDENDKVICTEQWIPNKD, from the exons ATGAAGATTAAGCCGAATCTACATTCAGCTCTGCGGTACTTGAGGAGAGAGAATCAAGATAGGATTCTTTGGACTGATGCGATCTGCATCAACCAGCTTGACGACGTCGAAAAGGGGGATCAGATTGGGCAGATGAGATATATCTACGAAAACGCCGAGCAAGTCCTTGTCTGGcttggccaaggagatgaGATGACTGACAAGATCTTGGACTCAATCCATGACCTGCACGAGGAAGCATCTGCCAAACATGACAACTGGAAGGACCCAAAGCAGCTGCTCACCATCTGCGGGCCGATCTTTCGACAGCGACTAGAGCTGACACCAACAAATGAGTATTGCAAACAGCTTGAGGCGCTTCAAGAGCTGTTCAAAAGACCCTGGTTTCAACGTATCTGGATCCTCCAGGAAGTCGCCAGCGCCCGTGCCGCAACAATTGTGTGTGGATCGAAATCCGTTCCAGGCTACATTTTTGCGCTAATGCCCTCAATCCTtgggcttgagcttgatgatcACACGCAAGCTATTTTGGACATTATGCCTGGGAAACAGCGAAGTCAGTCTTGGTGGTCCGACAGGCGCGACCTTCACTTCCTACTGAAGAAGTTTGTCGCGTGCCAAGCTACTAAAGCTCAAGACAAGGTTCTTGCTCTTCTGGGCATCTCATCAGATGCCTCCAGCCCCGAAGTGTTTCGCCCCGATTGCCAGAAGACCCTACAAGGAGTGTGCCGCGATACTCTCTGTTTCCTACTCTTCGGCAAAGTTCTCCCATCATCGGTCATTACGCTTCCGGATCCATCTATTGACGAGTTGGTCGACTACCTAGATGACATACCCCGCTTGTCCCATTGGACTTTTAAGTGGGCAGTTCAGGGGAGACATGACTTGACGTCGACTTACATGTTGGAAGTCGGTGGATATACAGCACCATTCTTGACCGTGAGTAACTTGATAGAACATGGGGGCCACCTCACGTTGATCATGCACCTCTTCTCCAATAATCTCGTCGACGAATTCTCAACAAACAGATCAGGAGAGAGTCTGCTGAACATCGCTGCAAGAAAGGGAGACGTGGAGGTAGTTCGTTTTCTCCTCGGGCGCCCCAACACCGAGATCAACCACAAGGACTCCGATAATCTGACCCCGCTGGCAGTCGCAATAATCCATGGACACTTTTCTGTAGTGGAATTATTGCTGGCTCAGGAGCAAGTCGATGTTGCCGAAGGGGGGGTTCTTGGAACCACCCCTATCTCACTGCCCTATCTTCAACAGAATTCGGATATGGCACTGGCTCTGAACACTCGCAATCGATGTATGGTTGAGGAAATTTTACGAGGGAAAAGGCTGATTCAAGTCAACCGTGCTTTGCTGGCAATCATGGCACGAGACAACAACAAAGCCGGCTTGAAGGCTCTGATCGGTCGCGGCGTTCACTACAATAGTAGGGACAGGTATGGACGAACGCCAATGATGCGGGCCGCCATGAATGGCTCCATATCAACGCTGCAGGTTCTGGCTACAGAGCATTCTCATGGCCTTGTCCCCCACGATGAGCATGATTTCGAAGGTAGGACAGCTCTTTCATACGCGGCTGAAACAGGAGAGCTATCCGCATGTTATTTACTAATGATGCGCGGCGCGGATATCGACAAGAAAGATCACGGCGGCAAGTCACCAAGGGATTGGGCGCAAGACAAGGTTGCACTGGATGAGACCTGGACTAAAATGTGCGACGAGCTCCGTTCGGCGATGGGTGATCTCTATAAGGAGCTCGCTGGCACAGAATCTCCAGGAGCTCGAGAGGAATCGGGGGGGCGCAGACGGTGCGACATAGCGGCGCTGGTGTCCA AACCCAAACTCCAAGATGAAATCCCATCAACGAACGGTTTGTCTCCTCGACACCTTCGAAACAAACCGACCAGCGAAGAAGCAAACGACAACGCCAACGGCAGCGACTACAAGAACATCTTCGACCGGCGAGAAACCTTCACGATGCTTCGCAAGTCTCCTCGATCTTCGTCCCCGAAGAAACCTCGACCCTCCACCCCAAAGAAACCTTCCAAGCTCCGACTCTTCTCGACCCCGGACAAGATGGAGACCCCTACCAAGGACGAGACCACCCCTACCGCCACGATGGAGTCGTCTCCCGCCCCTGCTCCCCCTGTCGATTCGGAGCTCGCCAAGGCTGAGACCTTCAGCATGGAGCAGATTCGTCGCGCTCGTAACCCCATAATGAACATTGCTGTTCGGGGCACCATCAACCGCTTCAGCCTCGAGTTTTTCCTGCTCCCCGGTGAGCGCCGCAGCCGCTCCCACGTCCTGGTCGAGCTTGATGAGAAGATTCGCTTCCGTGACTCTGAGGGTAACGTTGCTGATATCAAGGGTCTTGCCATCTGGATGAAGCATGTTGGCGACAACTTCGACGGTGAGCTTCACGTTCGCTACGTCATTGAGGGCCGTCACTTTGTCGAGCCTCTTGCTCGCTTCCAGTTTCCTCTTGTCAATGCCACCAAGCCTGTTTCTGAGCACGTCACCACCATCGATGTCATCAACGTTCTTCAGGGAATCATTGGCGAATTCCCTGCCATCCACCGCAAGACTCTGACTCAGTTCACCTTCCGCCTTCACAAGGGCCGTCTCCTTGGTTGCCGCGATGCCAT TACCCAGTGGATGATCCGCCTCAACCTCGCCGGCATGGTCGGTTGGCACTACACCCGCCAGGAGGTCGAGAACGTCGAGTACATCGGACGACAGGCTGTCAGCGGCCGCGGTTTCGACACCATGATCGACCAAAACTTTGCTTCTGACATGGTCCGCGACGAGTGGGGTTTCCTgtccgtcgtcgtcaaggtCTCGCCCGTCTGCCGCGCCATCTGGCAGCCCAACACCTACCGCGTCATCAAGCACGCCGGCAAGGATCTCCCCTACATGAAGGACGAGAACGACAAGGTCATCTGCACCGAGCAGTGGATCCCCAACAAGGACTAA
- a CDS encoding uncharacterized protein (Expressed protein), translating to MTALKRSRDDYRERAYIAASRRADRSAKARMESAVMASEIHKKRTGKRLHVTEDIVMSDAPYEEEQDSPRPQTYPVVSKLGMSMGVEVISKESLASAVFAKTEEEWRENEINRLFAQAFPNFGKQSQLLVPTLPKEDKPSQEPTSRNTKEPDQQHPEEHLQNVSPQSKPSKPAEDTSPRPREDSLFGETPSLLGSDATTLTSCSPSFMPDLSNGAEILSGFFDPNLTKGLYANDYSAIEEGFIFNTNDFTQDDDVNKWLQHVCDSGDMLDMAGWDSQPFDGTMDDWWPTLIDDSAQLETSTA from the exons ATGACTGCG TTAAAGCGATCTCGTGACGACTACCGAGAACGAGCATATATAGCCGCCTCCCGTCGCGCCGACCGAAGCGCCAAAGCCCGCATGGAATCCGCTGTAATGGCAAGCGAGATCCATAAGAAGCGCACCGGGAAACGCTTACATGTCACCGAGGATATTGTCATGAGCGATGCGCCATATGAGGAGGAGCAAGATTCGCCGCGCCCACAAACATATCCAGTGGTTTCCAAATTGGGCATGAGCATGGGCGTGGAAGTGATATCGAAGGAATCACTCGCTTCTGCCGTATTTGCCAAAACGGAAGAGGAGTGGCGAGAGAACGAGATCAACAGGCTATTCGCACAGGCATTCCCGAATTTCGGCAAACAATCCCAACTGCTCGTTCCTACACTACCGAAGGAAGACAAACCATCCCAGGAACCTACGTCCCGGAACACGAAGGAGCCAGATCAGCAGCACCCGGAGGAGCACCTACAGAATGTCAGCCCACAGTCTAAGCCCAGCAAGCCGGCCGAAGACACATCGCCAAGACCCAGGGAAGACTCGCTCTTCGGGGAAACTCCGTCGCTGCTTGGAAGCGATGCAACAACCTTGACCTCTTGCTCGCCATCTTTCATGCCTGATCTCTCAAATGGAGCCGAGATTCTTTCTGGGTTCTTTGATCCAAACCTCACCAAAGGTCTGTACGCCAATGACTACAGCGCCATCGAAGAGGGATTCATCTTCAACACGAATGATTTCACCCAAGACGATGACGTCAACAAATGGTTGCAGCACGTTTGTGATAGCGGCGACATGCTAGACATGGCAGGTTGGGATTCTCAGCCCTTTGACGGGACGATGGATGACTGGTGGCCGACACTCATTGATGACAGCGCTCAGCTGGAGACATCTACCGCTTAA